One window of Pithys albifrons albifrons isolate INPA30051 chromosome 18, PitAlb_v1, whole genome shotgun sequence genomic DNA carries:
- the RBPJL gene encoding recombining binding protein suppressor of hairless-like protein yields MEMDLQRQTGAAAPAEPPTHPCRPRSRSPPRCWLSSNPYQANLLRDGVRRYLQLPADQTVLILHAKVAQKSYGNEKRFFCPPPCVYLSGPGWKLKQEQIKARDLGEAGFRVCGYMGLDSMGSSLMETQKLSFEEQADAKGFSCAKALYISDTDKRKHFRLVLKLFFTNGQEIGTFHSKLIKVISKPSQKKQSLKNTDLCISSGSKVSLFNRLRSQTVSTRYLSVEGGAFIASARQWAAFTLHLADERCSRSEFPLREGYIRYGSVVQLICTATGVTLPPLIIRKVMKQYAMLDVDEPISQLHKCAFQFQGSDRMYLCLSTEKVIQFQASPCPKEANRELLNDGSCWTIISTETVEYTFSESLACIREPVSPVPLIAALQLTGGGDVAMLEVQGEYFHAHLKVWFGDVEAETMYRSPKSLVCVVPDVSAFGSDWRWLRYPITVPLLLIRDDGLIYSSSFTFTYTPEQSCIPGQQVLSDVPQDSDRLLDSIHQEFTRTNFHLFMQS; encoded by the exons ATGGAGATGGATCTCCAGAGACAAACAG GGGCGGCGGCGCCCGCGGAGCCCCCCACTCACCCGTGCCGGCCGCGGAGCCGCTCCCCGCCGCGCTGCTGGCTCAG CTCCAACCCTTACCAAGCCAACCTGCTCCGGGACGGTGTGCGGAGGtacctgcagctgccagcagacCAGACAGTGCTGATACTGCACGCCAAAGTCGCACAGAAGTCATATGGCAATGAAAAAAG ATTTTTCTGCCCCCCACCTTGTGTTTACCTGAGTGGGCCAGGATGGAAGTTAAAACAGGAGCAGATAAAAG CCAGGGACCTGGGAGAGGCTGGATTTCGTGTATGTGGGTACATGGGGCTggacagcatgggcagcagccTGATGGAGACCCAGAAGCTCAGCTTTGAGGAGCAGGCAGATGCAAAG GGGTTCAGCTGTGCCAAGGCACTGTACATCTCGGACACGGACAAGCGCAAGCATTTCCGCCTGGTCCTGAAGCTCTTCTTCACCAATGGGCAGGAGATTGGCACCTTCCACAGCAAGCTCATCAAGGTCATCTCCAAACCCTCACAGAAAAAGCAATCACTGAAGAACACGGACC TCTGCATCTCCTCAGGCTCCAAAGTCTCTCTCTTCAACCGCCTGCGCTCCCAGACCGTCAGCACCCGGTACCTGTCTGTGGAGGGGGGAGCCTTCAttgccagtgccaggcagtgGGCAGCCTTCACCCTCCACCTGG CCGATGAGCGCTGCTCCCGGAGCGAGTTCCCCCTGCGGGAAGGGTATATCCGCTACGGCTCCGTGGTCCAGCTGATCTGCACGGCCACCGGTGTCACACTGCCACCCCTG ATCATCCGGAAGGTAATGAAGCAGTATGCCATGCTGGACGTGGACGAGCCCATCTCTCAGCTCCACAAATGTGCCTTCCAGTTCCAAGGCAGCGACCGCATGTACCTGTGTCTCTCCACGGAGAAAGTGATCCAATTCCAG GCATCTCCCTGCCCAAAGGAAGCCAACCGGGAGCTGCTGAATGACGGCTCATGCTGGACCATCATCAGCACAGAGACAGTGGAATACACTTTCAGTGAGAGCCTGGCCTGCATCCGTGAGCCCGTCAGCCCCGTGCCACTCATTGCTGCCctgcag CTCACAGGTGGTGGCGACGTGGCCATGCTGGAGGTGCAGGGGGAGTATTTCCACGCACACCTCAAGGTCTGGTTTGGAGATGTGGAAGCAGAGACAATGTACAG GAGCCCCAAGTCCCTCGTGTGTGTTGTCCCCGACGTCTCTGCCTTTGGCAGTGACTGGAGGTGGCTTCGATATCCCATCACTGTCCCACTCCTGCTGATCAGGGATGATGGTCTCATCTACTCCAGCTCATTCACATTCACCTacaccccagagcagagctgcatcccagggcagcaggtcCTCTCAGATGTCCCCCAGGACTCAGACAGATTACTTGACAGCATCCATCAGGAGTTCACCAGGACCAACTTCCACCTCTTCATGCAGAGCTAg
- the MATN4 gene encoding matrilin-4 has product MWSHRAMMKLLLVAPLLLLLTTLEARPKPAALKCRTGPLDIVFVIDSSRSVRPFEFETMRRFMIDIISNLDVGPNATRVGVIQYSSQVQNIFSLKTFFTWADMEKAINSIIPLAQGTMTGLAIQYVMNVAFTTQEGARPPHKKIPRIAIIVTDGRPQDRVTEVATQARNAGIEIYAVGIQRADMNSLRAMASPPLEEHVFLVESFELIQQFGKQFQDKLCGVDMCVEQEHGCQHSCVSTPGSFYCECNPGYRLNVDGKTCSPIDACADGRHGCQHQCVSVRGSYSCRCRPGYYLSQNKRSCTMIDYCSFGNHSCQHECVSIPNGHYCRCHSGYTLQPDSKSCRATDLCNGVDHGCEFKCVSTKGSYRCMCPEGQQLQADGKTCSKCGAGHVDLVMVIDGSKSVRPQNFELVKQFVNRIVDLLDVSPHGTRVGLVQYSSRVRTEFPLNKYHSADEIKKAVMDVEYMEKGTMTGLALKHMVEHSFSELEGARPLSHNIPRIGLVFTDGRSQDDISEWARRAKESGIVMFAVGVGKAVEEELRAIASEPVEQHFSYSADFTTMTHLVENFSLNICPEEGKGETEIRSPCECEALVQFQTNTVDILQSLTEKIAQMTARLEDLEKQISKKK; this is encoded by the exons aTGTGGTCTCACAGAGCCATGATGAAGCTCCTGCTTGTTGcccctctcctcctgcttctGACAACGCTGGAAGCCAGACCAAAACCTGCAG CCCTGAAGTGCAGGACAGGCCCCCTGGACATCGTGTTTGTGATTGACAGCTCCCGCAGCGTTCGCCCCTTTGAGTTTGAGACCATGCGGCGGTTCATGATAGACATCATCAGCAACCTGGACGTGGGCCCCAACGCCACACGGGTGGGGGTGATCCAGTACTCCAGCCAGGTGCAGAACATCTTCTCCCTCAAGACCTTCTTCACGTGGGCAGACATGGAGAAAGCCATCAACAGCATCATCCCGCTGGCCCAGGGCACCATGACAGGGCTGGCCATCCAGTATGTCATGAACGTGGCCTTCACCACGCAGGAGGGTGCACGCCCTCCACACAAGAAGATCCCGCGCATTGCCATCATCGTGACGGATGGACGACCCCAGGATCGTGTCACTGAGGTGGCCACCCAGGCCCGGAATGCTGGCATTGAGATCTATGCTGTGGGCATCCAGCGGGCAGACATGAACTCGCTGCGGGCCATGGCCTCGCCGCCGCTGGAGGAGCACGTCTTCCTGGTGGAGTCCTTTGAGCTCATCCAGCAGTTTGGAAAGCAGTTCCAGGACAAGCTTTGTG GGGTGGACATGTGTGTGGAGCAGGAGCatggctgccagcacagctgcgtcAGCACCCCCGGCTCCTTCTACTGCGAGTGCAACCCCGGCTACAGGCTCAATGTGGACGGAAAGACCTGTTCCc CCATCGATGCCTGTGCAGATGGGAGACACGGCTGTCAGCACCAGTGCGTCAGCGTTCGGGGGTCATACTCGTGCCGCTGCCGGCCGGGTTACTACCTCAGCCAGAACAAGAGGAGCTGCACTA TGATTGATTACTGCAGCTTCGGAAACCACAGCTGCCAGCACGAGTGTGTGAGCATTCCCAATGGGCACTACTGCCGCTGCCACAGCGGGTACACGCTCCAGCCTGACAGCAAGTCCTGCAGGG CCACTGACCTTTGCAATGGAGTGGATCATGGCTGCGAGTTCAAGTGTGTGAGCACGAAGGGTTCCTACCGCTGCATGTGCCCCGAGggccagcagctgcaggctgaTGGGAAGACGTGCAGCA AGTGTGGAGCTGGGCACGTCGACCTGGTGATGGTGATTGATGGCTCCAAGAGTGTTCGGCCGCAGAACTTTGAGCTGGTGAAGCAGTTTGTGAACCGCATTGTGGACCTGCTGGATGTGTCCCCCCATGGCACACGGGTGGGACTGGTGCAGTACTCCAGCCGTGTCCGCACTGAGTTCCCCCTCAACAAGTACCACAGTGCGGATGAGATCAAGAAGGCAGTGATGGATGTGGAGTACATGGAGAAAGGCACCATGACAGGCCTTGCCCTGAAACACATGGTGGAGCACAGCTTTTCCGAGCTGGAAGGTGCCAGGCCTCTCTCCCACAACATCCCCAGAATTGGGCTCGTCTTCACAGATGGACGTTCCCAGGATGACATCTCCGAATGGGCCAGGAGAGCAAAGGAGTCAG GGATCGTCATGTTTGCTGTGGGTGTCGGAAAGGCCGtggaagaggagctgagagcAATCGCCTCCGAGCCGGTGGAGCAGCACTTCTCCTACTCAGCAGACTTCACCACCATGACTCACCTTGTGGAGAATTTCTCACTGAACATCTGCCCAG AGGAAGGCAAAGGGGAGACAGAGATCCGCAGCCCATGTGAGTGCGAGGCACTGGTGCAGTTCCAGACAAACACCGTGGACATCCTGCAGAGCCTGACGGAGAAAA TTGCTCAGATGACGGCCAGACTTGAAGacttggaaaagcagatttcCAAAAAGAAGTGA